In the genome of Pseudomonadota bacterium, one region contains:
- a CDS encoding aminoglycoside phosphotransferase, whose product MDNSQTSAMIRDLQRREIYRPVPDKVELVQTHASWVFLAGEYVYKVKKPVDFGFLDFSTLAKRRRYCHEELRLNRRLARDYYLRVETVTQREGLYSFGGEGRVVDYAVVMRRLPEQFLMRRLLAADELCPERLAELVQLLAGFYGQARIFTDGRFGGREKVRFDVEENFTQTEKFIDATITAQDFKKITEFSRDFLDRAGKLFVRRVREGAVREGHGDLHMEHVCLVPGAPLVYDCIEFNQRFRRLDVVNDLAFLAMDLEENNRFDLAADFIEQCRQRLGSLFEPELLLFYKCYRAYVRGKVLSFLSADPNLDRSAQERSCQRAARYFRLAAIYATPAPAGITLLAGVSGSGKSYLARALSGLWGIRCLRSDLVRKELHGVLGKSAAAPFGCGIYSPKATQLTYRKLVEEAAATVSRGASIIIDAANLKIEERFLFREVARSAGVPLRLLVCRAPWPLLERNLRHRAKTGIDVSDAGLEIARQQRFEPPLPEELDAMSWVEIDTRQDLLEQIYLVSRAR is encoded by the coding sequence ATGGATAACAGTCAAACCTCGGCCATGATCAGAGATCTTCAGCGCCGCGAGATTTACCGTCCTGTCCCTGATAAGGTTGAATTGGTGCAGACCCATGCCTCATGGGTTTTTCTGGCGGGAGAGTATGTTTACAAGGTCAAAAAACCGGTCGATTTCGGTTTCCTCGATTTTTCCACTCTGGCCAAGCGCCGGCGCTACTGTCATGAAGAACTGCGGCTTAATCGCAGGCTGGCTCGCGACTACTATCTGCGGGTTGAAACCGTGACGCAACGCGAGGGTCTGTATTCCTTCGGTGGCGAGGGCCGGGTTGTTGATTATGCTGTGGTCATGCGCCGTCTACCAGAACAATTTTTGATGCGCCGACTTTTGGCGGCCGATGAGCTTTGTCCCGAACGGTTGGCGGAATTGGTGCAGTTGCTGGCTGGCTTTTATGGCCAGGCCAGAATTTTTACGGACGGGCGTTTTGGCGGACGGGAAAAGGTTCGGTTCGATGTTGAAGAAAATTTCACCCAGACCGAAAAATTTATTGATGCTACCATAACGGCCCAGGATTTCAAAAAAATCACGGAATTTAGCCGTGATTTTCTGGATCGCGCCGGTAAACTCTTTGTGCGCCGGGTGCGCGAGGGAGCTGTGCGTGAGGGCCACGGTGACCTTCATATGGAGCATGTCTGCCTGGTACCCGGGGCGCCGCTGGTTTATGACTGTATTGAATTTAACCAGCGTTTTCGTCGTCTGGATGTGGTTAATGACCTGGCTTTTCTGGCCATGGATCTGGAAGAAAATAACCGTTTTGATCTGGCCGCGGATTTTATCGAGCAATGTCGGCAACGCCTGGGTTCTCTTTTTGAGCCGGAACTGCTGCTTTTTTACAAATGTTACCGGGCTTATGTGCGGGGTAAGGTGCTGAGTTTTCTCAGCGCCGATCCCAATCTGGACAGGTCTGCCCAGGAGCGGAGCTGTCAGCGGGCGGCGCGTTATTTTCGCTTGGCTGCAATTTATGCCACACCGGCCCCGGCCGGAATTACCTTGTTGGCCGGAGTCAGCGGTAGTGGTAAGAGTTATCTGGCCCGGGCTTTGAGTGGCTTGTGGGGAATCCGCTGCCTACGTTCCGATCTCGTGCGTAAAGAGCTGCATGGCGTGCTTGGGAAGTCGGCGGCGGCGCCGTTCGGCTGTGGCATTTACAGTCCCAAGGCGACGCAACTGACTTATCGTAAACTGGTTGAAGAAGCGGCGGCAACGGTTTCCCGCGGGGCGTCGATAATTATTGATGCCGCCAACCTTAAAATCGAAGAACGATTTCTGTTCCGGGAGGTGGCTCGTAGCGCCGGGGTGCCGCTGCGGTTGCTGGTTTGCCGCGCCCCATGGCCATTGCTTGAAAGAAACCTTCGTCACCGGGCCAAGACCGGCATCGATGTCTCTGACGCCGGTCTTGAGATTGCCCGGCAACAGCGCTTCGAGCCCCCGCTGCCGGAGGAGCTGGACGCGATGAGTTGGGTTGAAATCGATACCCGCCAG